The following coding sequences lie in one Mycteria americana isolate JAX WOST 10 ecotype Jacksonville Zoo and Gardens chromosome 13, USCA_MyAme_1.0, whole genome shotgun sequence genomic window:
- the PHETA1 gene encoding sesquipedalian-1, which translates to MKLNERSLAFYATCDSPADNTGFLYKRGERHTAYHRRWFVLKGNMLFYFEERESREPVGVIVLEGCTVELCDSAEEFAFAIRFGGTKSRTYVLAAESQAAMESWVKSLSRASFDYMRLVVRELEKQLEEMRWGPAAGCGGCWQSPGSWKPKPLGPERSPERLPALPAVLPKENGCAVWNNAPGADQPPDTSSCGGHDGEGNPRPPPLPPRRRASSSEAGGTRAAVAESPSTFCRLHEQYGREVARLRQDWLEKRRGLRL; encoded by the coding sequence ATGAAGCTGAATGAGCGGAGCCTGGCCTTTTATGCCACCTGCGACTCCCCGGCCGACAACACCGGCTTCCTCTACAAGCGCGGTGAGCGGCACACGGCGTACCATCGCCGCTGGTTTGTGCTGAAGGGCAACATGCTCTTCTACTTCGAGGAGCGGGAGAGCCGGGAGCCGGTGGGTGTCATCGTGCTGGAGGGTTGCACTGTGGAGCTCTGCGATTCAGCTGAGGAATTTGCCTTCGCCATCCGCTTCGGCGGCACCAAGTCTCGCACCTACGTGCTGGCAGCCGAGAGCCAGGCTGCCATGGAGTCATGGGTGAAGTCACTCTCGCGAGCCAGCTTCGACTACATGCGCCTGGTGGTGcgggagctggagaagcagctggaggagatgcGCTGGGGGCCGGCCGCTGGATGCGGAGGCTGCTGGCAGTCACCTGGCTCTTGGAAGCCAAAACCCTTGGGGCCAGAGCGGTCCCCGGAGcggctgccggctctgcccgccgTCCTGCCGAAGGAGAACGGCTGCGCAGTGTGGAACAACGCGCCAGGAGCGGACCAGCCGCCCGACACCTCCAGCTGCGGTGGGCACGATGGTGAGGGGAACCCACGGCCACCGCCACTGCCGCCACGCAGGCGGGCATCCAGCAGCGAGGCAGGCGGCACCAGGGCAGCTGTGGCGGAGAGCCCGTCCACCTTCTGCCGGCTCCATGAGCAGTATGGCCGGGAGGTGGCCCGGCTGCGGCAGGACTGGCTGGAGAAGCGGCGTGGCCTCCGGCTCTGA